The following proteins are co-located in the Sulfuricurvum sp. genome:
- a CDS encoding PepSY domain-containing protein, giving the protein MKRIFFICLTFLSLSLYGAMGSSVTIPTQEHMKYTFGNHRNHLVKSMQENQYYKSMAPMNEEDIRKHLSDEGYGVRGVKLRDIASELVYQVYATDATAKDIKLYVDPANGSILKMEPLQ; this is encoded by the coding sequence GTGAAACGTATTTTCTTTATCTGTTTGACATTTCTTTCCTTGTCCCTTTATGGCGCAATGGGTTCATCGGTCACTATTCCGACACAAGAACATATGAAATATACTTTTGGAAATCACAGAAACCATTTAGTTAAAAGTATGCAAGAAAACCAGTATTATAAATCAATGGCACCTATGAATGAAGAGGATATCCGCAAGCATCTCTCAGATGAAGGGTATGGTGTCCGCGGTGTCAAACTGCGAGACATCGCTTCTGAATTGGTGTATCAAGTCTATGCTACCGATGCCACTGCAAAAGATATCAAACTTTATGTCGATCCTGCTAACGGGTCGATTTTAAAAATGGAGCCGCTACAATGA
- a CDS encoding efflux RND transporter periplasmic adaptor subunit, which produces MKKSLLILLSATALMAQITMSEAQMKKMGIAVEQVRMIKSEAMGPFIGTFDYSDKGARSYTLSGEATVAELMKQTGDTVKKGEVICTIASSELLSSSYELNDLRNRLKLAQEYAKKDDTLYKDGAISLRESQKSSLEVMSLKSKVAEIENRFVFAGADIQPKNGMMFTIRARQNGILAHAPLKAGEKIEPFVPYLKIASADALSAFIKIPPKMIGSIHKGALVMDKTGAEAGKITAVSSAVDVMSNSATAVAVLKANNNNRAGTSGEFYIASTQTDKWILLPRSSVTKYKKNDICFIQTPTGFKPQIIQIQKIYKDYIAVKPEGLDSATKVASDGIITLKGALSGLGFE; this is translated from the coding sequence ATGAAAAAAAGTTTATTGATTCTGTTAAGCGCTACGGCGTTGATGGCACAAATCACAATGAGCGAAGCTCAGATGAAAAAAATGGGGATTGCGGTAGAACAGGTACGAATGATCAAATCGGAAGCCATGGGGCCGTTTATCGGAACATTTGATTACAGTGACAAGGGTGCGAGAAGCTATACGCTAAGCGGTGAAGCTACGGTGGCGGAGCTGATGAAACAAACCGGGGACACCGTGAAAAAAGGGGAAGTCATCTGTACTATTGCCTCTTCAGAATTGCTCTCAAGCAGCTATGAACTCAACGATCTTCGAAATCGCCTTAAATTGGCTCAAGAGTATGCAAAAAAAGATGATACCCTCTACAAAGACGGAGCCATATCTTTGCGTGAATCGCAAAAAAGCAGTCTTGAAGTTATGAGTCTGAAATCCAAAGTCGCCGAGATCGAAAACCGGTTTGTTTTCGCAGGTGCCGATATTCAACCGAAAAACGGGATGATGTTCACGATCCGAGCCCGCCAAAACGGCATATTGGCGCATGCTCCGCTCAAAGCCGGAGAAAAGATTGAACCGTTTGTCCCTTATCTGAAAATTGCCAGCGCAGATGCCCTCAGTGCGTTTATCAAAATCCCTCCTAAAATGATCGGAAGCATCCATAAAGGTGCGCTGGTTATGGATAAAACAGGTGCGGAAGCCGGAAAAATCACGGCAGTCTCTTCCGCTGTGGATGTCATGAGCAATTCTGCGACCGCTGTTGCTGTCTTGAAGGCCAACAATAATAACCGTGCAGGGACTTCGGGTGAGTTTTATATTGCGTCAACGCAAACCGATAAATGGATATTGCTGCCGCGTTCGTCTGTGACAAAATACAAGAAAAACGACATCTGTTTTATCCAAACGCCGACGGGATTTAAACCACAAATCATACAGATTCAGAAGATTTATAAAGATTATATCGCGGTGAAACCTGAGGGATTGGACTCTGCAACCAAAGTTGCGAGCGACGGGATCATTACCCTAAAAGGTGCCTTGAGCGGATTGGGATTTGAATAA
- a CDS encoding HipA domain-containing protein, with the protein MKCYGCFKPINTGTYCTKCKAELFNGRNINQLNFDIKEFYEYRQSQAPRISISGVQDKISLKLEGNDLLPTDKNGTYILKPVPATQLQHSEDIVANEHLSMQLSKQIFKIPTAANAIVHFRNGDMAYLVKRFDYAKDGSKLDQEDFASIIGMSEETDGQNYKYDSSYEAIASAIQNVVATSSMSIEDLYLRIILNYLIGNGDAHLKNFSLYRPEGRSDYTLTPNYDLLFSGYHIHEMFGVMGLELFESYETKSYGALGFYSLEDFEAFAHLFKIPSSRMIKIYKLIFSSASKAEQMIENSFMTDNGKEAYLKNFHNRLKNGLAYTMKEPGFEFESILKPLADDFLRMV; encoded by the coding sequence ATGAAATGTTATGGATGTTTTAAACCAATTAATACTGGAACGTATTGCACAAAGTGCAAAGCGGAACTTTTCAATGGAAGGAATATTAATCAACTTAATTTTGATATTAAAGAGTTTTATGAATACCGACAATCTCAGGCACCACGCATTTCTATATCTGGGGTACAAGATAAAATTTCTCTCAAATTAGAAGGTAATGATCTACTTCCAACGGATAAGAATGGAACATATATTCTAAAGCCAGTGCCTGCTACACAACTTCAACATTCAGAAGATATTGTTGCAAATGAGCACTTAAGTATGCAGTTGTCGAAACAGATATTTAAGATTCCAACAGCCGCGAATGCAATAGTGCATTTTAGAAATGGAGATATGGCTTATTTGGTAAAACGGTTTGATTATGCAAAAGATGGGAGCAAGCTGGATCAAGAAGATTTTGCTTCAATTATCGGTATGAGTGAAGAAACAGATGGACAGAACTATAAATATGATTCAAGTTATGAAGCAATTGCCTCAGCAATACAAAACGTAGTTGCAACAAGCTCTATGAGCATCGAAGATTTATATCTGCGGATAATTTTGAATTATCTTATAGGTAATGGAGATGCTCACCTGAAAAATTTTTCACTTTATCGTCCAGAGGGAAGAAGTGACTATACTTTAACACCAAATTATGATCTTCTCTTTAGTGGGTATCATATCCATGAAATGTTTGGAGTTATGGGATTGGAATTATTTGAGTCTTATGAAACAAAATCATATGGTGCACTTGGATTTTATTCGTTAGAAGATTTTGAAGCTTTTGCTCATTTATTTAAAATACCATCATCGCGTATGATAAAGATATATAAGCTTATTTTTTCTTCAGCTAGTAAAGCTGAACAGATGATTGAAAATTCTTTTATGACTGATAATGGTAAAGAAGCTTATTTGAAAAACTTTCATAACAGACTCAAAAATGGATTAGCATATACAATGAAAGAACCTGGGTTTGAGTTTGAATCAATATTAAAACCATTAGCGGATGATTTTCTGAGAATGGTTTAA
- a CDS encoding TolC family protein, whose amino-acid sequence MKMSWAYSAILIPFLGHAISFHDLSEQAYTVSGDLIQSHGRMDAIGFEKDAAMAGEPLSIETSGRKINANVPSDSGQQYGVMVDYTMKMPSLRSAQAYEFELQKKGTEYEMSVQKGQIQVALKRSWLMYQLEQERNAVLTQKRDFSYKAFQVGEKKFKAGRLSQMELLRLESEYKNTLQEVAAVMMEAEHAQHYLKESVMSQENVIVDDMNFEFIKTAALEDRINNAPLLKSLTARIEAIDAKIATLRHSTVESVSFGVGMTQEPTQNSLDFRLTVPLALSSKNEKKIAALMSERSALVHMREVSKQKLHISVRGLVEHLQEREERIKVLSENENSYETLFTIAQKGYEGGVIGQFEYLASKNAYYDARLRTLQVKQNYIEEMSAIEEKLGGIW is encoded by the coding sequence ATGAAAATGTCATGGGCATATAGTGCTATTTTAATACCGTTTTTAGGGCATGCAATCAGTTTTCATGACCTCTCTGAACAAGCGTATACGGTTTCGGGGGATCTTATCCAGTCTCACGGGCGTATGGATGCGATCGGATTTGAAAAGGATGCCGCGATGGCAGGGGAACCTTTGAGCATCGAGACGTCCGGACGAAAAATAAATGCGAATGTCCCTTCTGATAGTGGTCAGCAATATGGGGTGATGGTCGATTATACGATGAAAATGCCCTCTCTCAGATCGGCACAAGCCTATGAGTTTGAACTCCAAAAAAAAGGGACCGAATATGAGATGTCGGTTCAAAAAGGGCAGATACAAGTAGCATTGAAACGCTCTTGGTTGATGTATCAGCTGGAGCAGGAAAGAAATGCGGTTCTAACGCAAAAACGTGATTTTTCGTATAAAGCTTTTCAAGTAGGAGAAAAGAAATTCAAAGCCGGCCGATTGTCGCAGATGGAACTTTTGCGTTTGGAAAGCGAATACAAAAATACCCTTCAAGAAGTAGCAGCGGTAATGATGGAAGCGGAACATGCACAGCATTATCTCAAAGAATCGGTTATGTCGCAGGAAAACGTGATCGTCGATGATATGAATTTTGAATTTATTAAAACCGCTGCATTGGAGGATCGTATCAACAATGCACCGTTGTTGAAATCTTTGACTGCCCGGATTGAAGCGATAGATGCCAAGATTGCCACACTGCGCCACTCTACAGTCGAATCCGTCTCATTTGGGGTGGGGATGACACAGGAACCTACACAGAACAGTCTTGATTTCCGTCTTACCGTGCCGCTGGCGCTCAGCAGCAAAAATGAGAAGAAAATTGCCGCATTGATGAGCGAACGAAGTGCTTTGGTCCATATGCGGGAAGTAAGCAAACAAAAACTTCACATCAGTGTTCGCGGGTTGGTGGAACATTTGCAAGAGCGTGAAGAGAGAATCAAGGTTTTGAGCGAAAACGAAAACAGTTACGAAACTCTCTTTACAATAGCGCAAAAAGGGTATGAAGGGGGCGTAATAGGCCAATTTGAATATCTCGCTTCCAAAAACGCTTACTATGATGCACGCTTACGCACGCTACAAGTCAAACAAAACTACATTGAAGAAATGTCTGCAATCGAAGAAAAACTAGGGGGGATCTGGTAA